The nucleotide sequence CTGACCAGCCACCCCGGCCACCTACGACACGAAAGACCTTGGAGAACCCGACCACCGCGCCGGGTCCCCACCATGCCCACCGCCCGATACCGCCTCGATCAACCCCACAGCGCCACCTCGTCACCCCAAGCGAAACAGCGAGGTTAGTGGCGTTCCTTTGCGGCGGCGGCGTTCGTCAGGTGGCTACGGGAGTGGGTGTGGTCTGTTTGAGTTCGTCGCGCTGGATGGTGGTGACCATACGGTCTTGCTGGGGGCGGCCGGGCGAGGAGTGACGCCCCCAGGCGTCCAGGCGGTGGGAGACGAGTCGGCGGGCGAGGCGGGCGCCGCGTGGGGTGGAGGTGAAGCGCATGGTGAACTCGCGTTCGGGTGTGGGGTGTTGTGGCATATGCCCGTTGGGGGGAGTTGCTGACTTCATGGGGTCAACGGTCGCGGACGCTGCGTAGCGTTGACCAGGAGCGACGGGCTGACGGGTGCGGGCTGTACACGTGGGTGGTGCGCTTGTACGCGGTGTTGGCGTGACCGGTTCCCTGGTCTTGCGTTGGGCGGGCGGTGTCCGGTGACTGTGGTGGTCGTACGGGAGGAGTCGTGGCGTGGACGACGAGGTTCAGCAGCCGGAGTACGAGTTCGGGACGGGCGTTCTGGGCGTGTTCGGGCGGCAGTTGAAGCTGTTCCGGGAGCGGGCGGGGATGGACCGCGCGAAGGTCGGTTCGCTGACCGGGTACTCGGCGTCGACGATCGCGTCGTTCGAGCAGGCGAGACGTATTCCGCCGCCGAAGTTCATCGACCAGGCGGATGAACTGCTCGATGCGAGCGGGGTGTTGAGGGCGAGCAAGGAGGAGGTGGCTCGGGCTCAGTATCCGGCGTTCTTCCGGGACGCGGCGCGGTTGGAGGCCAAGGCGGCAGCCCTGCATGTGTACGCGACCAAGGCTGTGCCGGGGCTCTTGCAGACGGAAGAATACGCGCGAGCGGTGTTCTCCATGTGGCGTCCCCTACTGAACGAGGAGACCATCAACCAGCGGGTCGCGGCTCGCCTGGCACGCCAGGAGATC is from Streptomyces sp. NBC_01314 and encodes:
- a CDS encoding helix-turn-helix domain-containing protein, whose protein sequence is MDDEVQQPEYEFGTGVLGVFGRQLKLFRERAGMDRAKVGSLTGYSASTIASFEQARRIPPPKFIDQADELLDASGVLRASKEEVARAQYPAFFRDAARLEAKAAALHVYATKAVPGLLQTEEYARAVFSMWRPLLNEETINQRVAARLARQEIFSRTPMPTISFVIEEFVLRRPLGGQAVMQGQLEQILLYGHRRNVEIQVMPIERVEHAGLEGPFTLIETHEGQRIAYVEAYKDSRLYTERRQVREIEEQYGILRAQALTPRESLALVEKLLGER